Part of the Roseomonas sp. OT10 genome, TCCTGTTCCGCGCCGCGCCCTGACGGGCGCGGGGGGCCTGTTCCGCGCCGCAGCCTGACGGGCGCGGAGGCCCGTTCCACGCCACGTCCCAAGGGTCCGCCCGCAGCCGGGACCGGAGCGGCTCCTCGCGACAGCGTGGCCGCCCGGCCACCCTTGCGGAGCCGCCTCCGCCATCCCATCCGGGGGTGAGATGCGCCGACTGTTCCGCTTCCTCCTGATCCTGGTGCTGGTCGCCGCCCTCGGCGCCGGCGGTGCCGCCTGGTGGGGCTGGCGCAGCTACCAGGCGCCTGGCCCGCTGGCCTCGCCCACCGCCGTGGTGGTGCCGCGCGGCGGCACCGCCGCCATCGCCGAGGCGCTGCAGGACCGCGCCGTCATCGCCGATCCGCGCGCCTTCTCCCTGGCGGCCTGGCTGACGCGGCAGGACGGCCCGCTGCGCGCCGGGGAGTTCCTGTTCCCCGCCAACAGCTCGCTGCGCGAGGTGCTGGCCGTGCTGCGCACCGCCCGGCCCGTCCAGCGCCGCCTGACCATCCCCGAGGGGCTGACGGCGCGCGAGATCGCCGCGCTGGTCGGGCGCGCCGAGGGGCTGACCGGCGACACCCCGCCGCTCGACGAGGCGGAGATCCTGCCGGACACCTATGCCTACCAGTGGGGCGACGCCCGCGCGCCGCTGCTGCGCCGGGCCGGGCAGGCGATGGAGCGCTTCCTCGCCGAGGCCTGGGAGAAGCGGGAGGCCGGCCTGCCCCTCGCCTCCCCACGCGAGGCCCTGATCCTGGCCAGCATCGTCGAGCGCGAGACGGGCCGCGCCGACGAGCGCGCCCGGGTCGCCGGCGTCTTCATCAACCGCCTGCGCCGGGGCATGCCCCTGCAATCCGACCCGACCGTGGCCTATGCCGCGGCCGATGGCGGGCCGCTGGACCGGCCGCTGACCCGGGCCGACCTGGACCGCGACCACCCCTTCAACACCTACCGCGTCCGTGGCCTGCCGCCCGCGCCGATCGCCGCTCCGGGGCGGGAGGCGGTGCTGGCCGTGCTGAACCCGGACAGGACGGAGGAGCTCTACTTCGTCGCCGATGGCTCCGGTGGCCATGCCTTCGCCCGGACGCTGGAGGAGCACAACCGCAACGTGGCCCGCTGGCGCGCCCGCAACGCCGCCAATCCCTGACGCCATGTCCCGATGACCCTGTCGGGCTGGCCGCTGTGGTGGCGGCTGCTGCTGATCTCGGCGCTCTGGGGCTCGGGCTTCCCGCTGGTCCGCTATCTGGCAGGAGAGATGCCGCCCTTCGCCCTGGCCTGCGCCCGCGGCAGCATGGCAGCGACGGGCATGCTCGTCTGGGTGATCGCCAGCGGGGCGCTGCGCGGCTACCGCCCCGCCATGCTGGGCCATGCCCTGGTGCTGGGAACCACCAATGGCTGGCTGCCCAACGTCATGACGGCGACGGCGCTCGGCAGCATCCCTTCCGCCCAGGCGGCGCTGATCCAGTCCGCCTCGCCGCTCTTCATCGGCGTGCTGGCGGCGCTGCTGCTGCCGCGCGAGAGGCCCGGCCTGGCGGCGGTGGCGGGGCTGCTGACGGGCTTCGCGGGCATCGCCCTGATCATCGGGCCGGCCGCGCTGGCGCCGGGGGCCGATCTGGCGGGCGGGCTGCTGATGCTGGCCACCGCCGCCTCCTACGCCATCGGCACCGTCTACACCCGGATCATGATGCCCGGGGTCGCGGCCCAGCTCGCCCTTGGGCAGCAGACGGTCTCGGCCCTGGGGGCGGGCACGCTGATGTGGACCGTGGAGGGGGGCGCCGCCGGGCTCGCGCAGCCCTGGAGCATCTGGCTGGTGCTGCTGGCGACGGGAGTGCTCGCCTCCGCCGTCCCGGTGACGATGTTCACCGGCCTGATCCAGCGGGCGCGCGCCACCGATGCCGCGATGGTCGGCTACCTGCAGCCGGTCTTCGCCGCCCTGCTGGCCGCCCTGGCCCTGGCGGAATGGCCGGAGCCGCGCATCCTGCTGGGCGGATCGGTCGTCCTGCTGGGAGTCTGGCTGACCACCCGGCCAGGCAGTCCGACGGGCTGAGCCGCCGCGCATCGGCATGATGCGACGCAACCGTGCGGGACGGCGGCGGTTGCTGTGGCCATGATCCCTGTCAGACCTGACCCAGCGGCCGATCCCGCGGCCGGCAACTTGTCCTGGCGCTTCGCGGCCGCGTCCCGGGCCCGGTCCGCCGAGGGCGCCGCTTCACGCCCTGTTTAGCCGGGCACCGCTTTGGTCCGGCCGCGGCCGGCGACACTCTCGTCCCCTCCCCTCCCCCGTCGATCGCCTCGCGGTCGGCCACAAGCCGAAGACAGCGACCCCATGACCGACGCCAAGCCGTCCGTATTTCCGCTCTACTACCTCCACCCGCTGCTCGCCGGCCCCCTGCCGGCCTGGGAGCCGGAGCTGGAGCGCATCGCCGCCCTGGGCTTCCGGGGCGTGGCCATCCCGCCGGCCTTCCGCCCGGGTCAGGCCGGCGAGCTCGGCCGGGTCGCGGATTACGACGAGCCGCATCCGGGGCTGGGGGTCGCGGGCGACGGGACCGCCGCCGTGGCCGCGATCGCTGCCGCCTGCCGCCGGCACGGCCTCTCGCTGGTGATGGACCTGTCGCCGGACCAGGTGGCGGCGGATGGCGCCATGGCCGCCGCGCATCCGGAGTGGTTCCGGGTCGCAGAGGCCGCCTATACTGATCCTCGCCTGTCGCCCGAGGACCGCGCCCTGGCTCTTTCCCAGGGCTTCCCGGACGGGCTGGCCGCCTGGTGGGAGGCGCGGCTGCGCGCCTGGGCGGAGGCCGGGGTGGCGGGCTTCCGCGCCCTGCACCCGGAGCGGCTGCCGCCGGAGGCGTGGCGCCGGCTGATCGCCGCAGCGCCGGGCTGCGCCTTCCTCGCCTGGACGCCCGGCCTGCCCCTGCCGGCCGCTGCCGCGCTCGGGGAGGCCGGCTTCGCCCGGCTCGCCTCCTCCGCCGCCTGGTGGGACTTCCGCGCCGGCTGGCTGATGGCCGAGCACGGCGCCCTCGCCACCGCCGCGCCGTTGCTGGCCTTCCCCGAGGCGCCCTTCGGCCCGCGTCTCGACGCCGGGGAGGGCGATTCCGGCCTGCGGGAGCGCGCCGCCCGCCGGGCGCTGCGCTTCGCCGCCGCCTTCGGCGACGGGCTGCTGGTGCCGATGGGCTTCGAGTTTGGCGCGAGCGCGCCGCTTTCCCCCGCCGCCGGCTCGCCCGAGGAATGGGCCGCGCTGCGGCGGGCTGCGCCCTATGACCTGTCCGACGGGCTGGCCGAGGCGAATGCGCTGGCGGCGAAGCTGGCGCCGCTGGCCGGCGGGGCGATGCTGCCGCTCACCGGCCCGGATGCGCCGGTGGCGGCGATCCTGCGGCTGGAGGGCGGCGATCCCCGCACGGCGGGGCAGGGCGTGGTGATCCTGGCCAATCCGGCCCTGCGGGTGGCCGGCGCCGTCTCGCCCGAGGCGTTGCTGCCCGAGGCGGGCGGCGCCCTGGGGCCCTTCCGCATGCTGGGCGAGGCGGAGGCCGCGCCGCTGCGCCCCGGCGTGCCGCTGCTGCTGGAGGCGGGGGAGGTCCGGCTGCTCGCCGCCGGCCCGGCCACGCCGATCGAGCGGCCGGAGCGGATGCGCCCCACGCCGGACGAGGCGGTGGAAGCGCCGCGCGTCGCCATCGAGGCGGTGACGCCGCTGGTCGATGGCGGCCGCTTCCCGGTGAAGCGCATCGTGGGCGAGGCGGTGCTGGTGGAGGCGGACGTCTTCACCGATGGGCACGGCAAGCTGGGGGTGGCGCTGCTCTGGCGCGCGGCGGACGAGCCGGGCTGGCAGCAGGTGCGGATGGCCTTCCTCAACAACGACCGCTGGGCGGCGAGCTTCCCGCTGGAGCGCCAGGGCCGCTACGAATTCGCCGTCGAGGGCTGGGTGGACGTCTTCGCCACCTATCGCGACGAGCTGCAGAAGAAGCACGCCGCCGGGATCGACGTGACGCTGGAGCTGGAGGAGGGCCGCCGCCTGGTGGCCGCCGCGGCGGAGCGCGATGCCGGCGAGCTGGGCAGCGCGCTGGCGGCACTCGCGGCGCGGCTGGCCGAGGGCGACAACGCGGCCCGGGTGGAGGCCCTGCTCGCCCCCACGACAGCGACCCTGATGGCCGAGGCGGACGACCGGCCGCACCGCGTGCGGCAGGAATCGGCCGGGCTGGTGGAGGCGGAGCGCACCGCCGCCCGCTTCGCGAGCTGGTACGAGATCTTCCCGCGCAGCCAGAGCGGCGATCCCGGCCGCCACGGCACGCTGGACGACGTGATCGCCCAGTTGCCGCGCATCCGGGCCATGGGCTTCGACGTGCTCTACTTCCCGCCGATCCACCCGATCGGGCGGAAGAACCGCAAGGGCCGCAACAACACCCTGACCCCCGGGCCGGAGGATGTCGGCAGCCCCTATGCCATCGGCTCCGAGGATGGGGGGCACGACGCGCTGCACCCCGCCCTGGGCACGCTGGACGACTTCCGCCGGCTGCGCGAGGCGGCCGAGGCGCATGGGCTGGAGCTGGCGCTGGACTTCGCCATCCAGTGCTCGCCCGACCACCCCTGGCTGCGCGAGCATCCGGAATGGTTCGACTGGCGCCCGGACGGGACGATCAAATACGCCGAGAACCCGCCCAAGAAGTACGAGGACATCGTCAACGTCGACTTCTACGCCGAAGGGGCGAAGCCGTCGCTCTGGGTCGCGCTGCGCGACGCCGTGCTGTTCTGGGTGGAGCAGGGGGTGAAAACCTTCCGCGTCGACAACCCGCACACCAAGCCCCTGCCCTTCTGGGAATGGATGATCGGCGACATCCGGGCGAAGCACCCGGACACGCTGTTCCTGTCGGAGGCCTTCACCCGGCCCAAGGTGATGTACCGGCTGGCGAAGGTCGGCTTCTCGCAGTCCTATACCTACTTCACCTGGCGCAACACCAAGGCGGAGCTGCGCGACTACCTGGTGGAGCTGAACACCACCGCGCCACGCGACTTCTTCCGCCCGCACTTCTTCGTCAACACGCCGGACATCAACCCGCTCTTCCTGCACCACAGCGGCCGGCCGGGCCACCTGATCCGCGCGGCGCTGGCGGCGACGCTCTCCGGCCTTTGGGGCGTCTACAACGGGTTCGAGCTGTGCGAGGCGACGCCCGTCAAGGAAGGGAAGGAGGAGTACCTCGACAGCGAGAAGTACGAGATCCGGGCCTGGGACCACGACCGCCCTGGCAACATCATCGCCGAGATCACCCGGCTGAACGCCATCCGCCGGGCCAACCCGGCGCTGCATAGCCACCTGGGCGTCGCCTTCCACAACGCCTGGAACGACAACATCCTGTATTACGCGAAGGCGAATCCGGACCGTTCCAACGTGCTGCTGGTCGCGGTCAGCCTGGACCCGTTCCAGCCGCAGGAGGCCGACTACGAGCTGCCGCTGTGGGAATGGGGCCTGCCCGACCATGGCAGCCTGGAGGTGGAGGACCTGATGCGCGGCAACCGCTTCACCCTGACCGGCAAGCACCAGCGCCTGCGGCTGGACCCGGCCGACCTGCCCTTCGCCATCTGGCGCGTCCGCCCCGCGGGCGCCTGACGGCACGACCCTGGAGTACGCCCGAACGATGTCCCAGGCCCAATCGCCGGACTCCCCGACCGCCGCCCCCTCCGGGGCCAGCCCGTCCGGCGCCGGACCGGCGGCGACCATCCTCGCCGGCACCGCGCCGGCCCCTGGCCCGGCGGGGGAGCAGGACCCGCACTGGTACCGCGACGCGGTCATCTACCAGCTGCACGTCAAGAGCTTCTTCGACAGCAACAATGACGGGGTGGGCGACTTCCCCGGCCTGCTGCAGAAGCTCGACTACCTGCAGGAGCTGGGGGTGGACACCCTCTGGCTGCTGCCCTTCTACCCCTCGCCGCGCCGCGACGACGGCTACGACATCGCCGAGTACCGCGACGTCAGCCCGGATTTCGGCACGCTGGACGACGCGCGGCAGTTCATCGAGGAGGCGCACAAGCGGGGCTTGCGCGTCATCACCGAGCTGGTGATCAACCACACCAGCGACCAGCACCCCTGGTTCCAGGCGGCGCGCAAGGCCCAGCCCGGGGACCCGATGCGCGACTACTACGTCTGGTCGGACAACGACCAGCTCTACTCCGGCACGCGCATCATCTTCCTCGACACGGAGAAGTCGAACTGGACCTGGGACGAGGAGGCGAAGGCCTATTTCTGGCACCGCTTCTTCAGCCACCAGCCGGACCTGAACTTCGACAACCCGCGCATCATGGTCGAGGTGCTGAACGTCATGCGCTTCTGGCTGGACGCGGGGGTGGACGGGCTGCGCCTCGACGCCGTGCCCTACCTGATCGAGCGCGACGGCACGAGCAACGAGAACCTGCCCGAGACGCACGAGATCCTGAAGACGCTGCGCCGCAAGCTGGACGAGGAATACCCCGACAAGATGCTGCTGGCCGAGGCCAACATGTGGCCGGAGGACACCCAGCAGTATTTCGGCGAGGGCGACGAATGCCACATGGCGTTCCACTTCCCGCTGATGCCCCGCATGTACATGGCGATCGCGCAGGAGGACCGCTTCCCGATCACCGACATCCTGCGCCAGACCCCGGACATCCCGGAGGGCTGCCAGTGGGCCATCTTCCTGCGCAACCACGACGAGCTGACGCTGGAGATGGTCACCGACAAGGAGCGGGACTACCTCTGGAACACCTATGCCGCCGACAAGCGGGCGCGCATCAACCTGGGCATCCGCCGCCGCCTCTCGCCGCTGCTGCAACGCGACCGGCGGCGGGTGGAGCTGATGAACGGGCTGCTGCTCTCCATGCCCGGGACGCCGGTGATCTACTACGGCGACGAGATCGGCATGGGGGACAACATCCACCTGGGCGATCGCGACGGGGTGCGCACGCCCATGCAGTGGTCGCCCGACCGCAACGGCGGCTTCTCCCGCGCCGATCCGGCGGAGCTGGTGCTGCCCGCGATCCAGGACCCGCTCTACGGCTTCCAGGCGGTGAACGTCGAGGCGCAGTCGCGCGACGCGCATTCGCTGCTGAACTGGACCAAGCGGATGCTGGCCACCCGCAAGCGCAGCCAGGCCTTCGGCCGCGGCGCCATGCGCCTGCTCTACCCCGGCAACCGCAAGGCGCTGGCCTATCTGCGCGAGTACGAGGGGGAGACGATCCTGTGCGTCTTCAACCTCTCGCGCTCGGCCCAGGCGGTGGAGCTGGACCTCTCCGCCTTCGCCGGCCGGGTGCCGGTGGAGATGCTGGGCGGCACCGCCTTCCCCGCCGTGGGGCAGCTGAACTACCTGCTGACCCTGCCGCCCTACGGCTTCTACTGGTTCGTGCTCGCCGCCGAGCAGGCGCTGCCCGCCTGGCACACCACGGCGCCGGAGCCGCTGCCGGACTTGCGCACCCTGGTCCTCCCCTCCACCGCCACCAGCCTCGGCCCGGCGCAGCGGCGGGAGCTGGAGCGGGAGGTGCTGCCCAGCTACCTGCCCAAGCGCCGCTGGTTCGCCGCCAAGGGCGAGGCGCTGGAGGCGGTGGAGCTGAAGGCGATGGCCCCCTTCCCTGGCGCCCGCTACGTTCTCTTCGCCGAGGTCGAGGCGAGGCTGCCCGGCCGCGTCGAGCGCTACTGCCTGCCCATGGCGGCGGTGGAGGATGACGACAGCGCCAGCCCGCTGGCCTACCAGCTCGCCCTGTCGCGGGTGCGCCAGGTGCGGCGGGTCGGCTACCTGACGGACGCCTTCGCCTCGGACGACTTCGCCCATGCCGCCATCGCGAACTTCCGCGCCGGCGCCACGACGCAGAGCGAGGAGGGAGAGATTCGCTTCCTCGGCAGCCAGCAGCTCGCCTCCGTCGAGATGCCGGAGGCGCCGGAGATCCGCCGCCTCTCCGCGGAGCAGTCGAACTCCTCGATGATCGTGGGCGAGCAGGTGGTGCTGAAGATCCTGCGCAAGCTGGCACCGGGCATCCATCCGGAGGCGGAGATGACCCGCCACCTGACGGAGGCCGGCTTCCAGAACATCGCGCCGCTGCTGGGGGAGGTGGTGCGCACCGGTCCGGACGGCACGCCCGTCACGCTGATGCTGCTCCAGGGCTTCGTGCGCAACCAAGGCGATGGCTGGGCCTGGACGCTGGACTGGCTCTCCCGCGCGCTGGACGATGCCGCCCTGGCGGAGCAGGCGCCGGAGGGCGTCCTGGCCGGCTACCTGGCCTTCGCCCGCGCCCTCGGGACGCGGCTGGGCGAGCTCCACGCGGTGCTGGCGCGGCCCAGCGAGGACACGGCCTTCGCGCCGGAGCCGGCGGGGGCGGAGGACCGGATCGCCTGGGCCGACGGCGCGCTGGAGCAGCTGGAGCCGGCGCTCGACCTGCTGGAGCGGCAGGCGGAGTGGCCGGACGAGACCACCGCCGCCATCGCCGCGGGGCTGCTGCAGCGCCGGCAGGCCCTGCGGGAGCGGGTGCGCCGGCTGGCCGAGGCCGCGGCGGGCGCGCTGAAGACGCGGGTGCACGGCGATTTCCACCTGGGCCAGGTGCTGGTGGCGCAGGGCGACGCGGTGATCGTGGACTTCGAGGGCGAGCCGGCCCGGCCGCTGGAGGAACGGCGCGCCAAGGGCAGCCCGCTGCGCGACGTCGCGGGCCTCATGCGCTCCTTCGACTATGCCGCCTCCGTCGCGGGGCAGGATCACGGGGGGGCCGGCGCGGCCCCGGCCGAACGCAAGCAGGCGCTGCTGGAGCGCTTCCGGGACGAGGCCTGCGCGGCCTTCCTGGACTCCTATCGCGCAGTGGAGGCGGAAGCCATGACGCACTGGGTCCCCGAGGGAGGGGAGAGCGCGCTGCTCGACCTGTTCCTCATCGAGAAGGCCGCCTACGAGATCCGCTACGAGGCGGCGAACCGCCCCGCCTGGATCGGCGTGCCGCT contains:
- a CDS encoding maltotransferase domain-containing protein gives rise to the protein MTDAKPSVFPLYYLHPLLAGPLPAWEPELERIAALGFRGVAIPPAFRPGQAGELGRVADYDEPHPGLGVAGDGTAAVAAIAAACRRHGLSLVMDLSPDQVAADGAMAAAHPEWFRVAEAAYTDPRLSPEDRALALSQGFPDGLAAWWEARLRAWAEAGVAGFRALHPERLPPEAWRRLIAAAPGCAFLAWTPGLPLPAAAALGEAGFARLASSAAWWDFRAGWLMAEHGALATAAPLLAFPEAPFGPRLDAGEGDSGLRERAARRALRFAAAFGDGLLVPMGFEFGASAPLSPAAGSPEEWAALRRAAPYDLSDGLAEANALAAKLAPLAGGAMLPLTGPDAPVAAILRLEGGDPRTAGQGVVILANPALRVAGAVSPEALLPEAGGALGPFRMLGEAEAAPLRPGVPLLLEAGEVRLLAAGPATPIERPERMRPTPDEAVEAPRVAIEAVTPLVDGGRFPVKRIVGEAVLVEADVFTDGHGKLGVALLWRAADEPGWQQVRMAFLNNDRWAASFPLERQGRYEFAVEGWVDVFATYRDELQKKHAAGIDVTLELEEGRRLVAAAAERDAGELGSALAALAARLAEGDNAARVEALLAPTTATLMAEADDRPHRVRQESAGLVEAERTAARFASWYEIFPRSQSGDPGRHGTLDDVIAQLPRIRAMGFDVLYFPPIHPIGRKNRKGRNNTLTPGPEDVGSPYAIGSEDGGHDALHPALGTLDDFRRLREAAEAHGLELALDFAIQCSPDHPWLREHPEWFDWRPDGTIKYAENPPKKYEDIVNVDFYAEGAKPSLWVALRDAVLFWVEQGVKTFRVDNPHTKPLPFWEWMIGDIRAKHPDTLFLSEAFTRPKVMYRLAKVGFSQSYTYFTWRNTKAELRDYLVELNTTAPRDFFRPHFFVNTPDINPLFLHHSGRPGHLIRAALAATLSGLWGVYNGFELCEATPVKEGKEEYLDSEKYEIRAWDHDRPGNIIAEITRLNAIRRANPALHSHLGVAFHNAWNDNILYYAKANPDRSNVLLVAVSLDPFQPQEADYELPLWEWGLPDHGSLEVEDLMRGNRFTLTGKHQRLRLDPADLPFAIWRVRPAGA
- the treS gene encoding maltose alpha-D-glucosyltransferase — encoded protein: MSQAQSPDSPTAAPSGASPSGAGPAATILAGTAPAPGPAGEQDPHWYRDAVIYQLHVKSFFDSNNDGVGDFPGLLQKLDYLQELGVDTLWLLPFYPSPRRDDGYDIAEYRDVSPDFGTLDDARQFIEEAHKRGLRVITELVINHTSDQHPWFQAARKAQPGDPMRDYYVWSDNDQLYSGTRIIFLDTEKSNWTWDEEAKAYFWHRFFSHQPDLNFDNPRIMVEVLNVMRFWLDAGVDGLRLDAVPYLIERDGTSNENLPETHEILKTLRRKLDEEYPDKMLLAEANMWPEDTQQYFGEGDECHMAFHFPLMPRMYMAIAQEDRFPITDILRQTPDIPEGCQWAIFLRNHDELTLEMVTDKERDYLWNTYAADKRARINLGIRRRLSPLLQRDRRRVELMNGLLLSMPGTPVIYYGDEIGMGDNIHLGDRDGVRTPMQWSPDRNGGFSRADPAELVLPAIQDPLYGFQAVNVEAQSRDAHSLLNWTKRMLATRKRSQAFGRGAMRLLYPGNRKALAYLREYEGETILCVFNLSRSAQAVELDLSAFAGRVPVEMLGGTAFPAVGQLNYLLTLPPYGFYWFVLAAEQALPAWHTTAPEPLPDLRTLVLPSTATSLGPAQRRELEREVLPSYLPKRRWFAAKGEALEAVELKAMAPFPGARYVLFAEVEARLPGRVERYCLPMAAVEDDDSASPLAYQLALSRVRQVRRVGYLTDAFASDDFAHAAIANFRAGATTQSEEGEIRFLGSQQLASVEMPEAPEIRRLSAEQSNSSMIVGEQVVLKILRKLAPGIHPEAEMTRHLTEAGFQNIAPLLGEVVRTGPDGTPVTLMLLQGFVRNQGDGWAWTLDWLSRALDDAALAEQAPEGVLAGYLAFARALGTRLGELHAVLARPSEDTAFAPEPAGAEDRIAWADGALEQLEPALDLLERQAEWPDETTAAIAAGLLQRRQALRERVRRLAEAAAGALKTRVHGDFHLGQVLVAQGDAVIVDFEGEPARPLEERRAKGSPLRDVAGLMRSFDYAASVAGQDHGGAGAAPAERKQALLERFRDEACAAFLDSYRAVEAEAMTHWVPEGGESALLDLFLIEKAAYEIRYEAANRPAWIGVPLRGLADIADRLVPHGG
- a CDS encoding DMT family transporter, with the translated sequence MTLSGWPLWWRLLLISALWGSGFPLVRYLAGEMPPFALACARGSMAATGMLVWVIASGALRGYRPAMLGHALVLGTTNGWLPNVMTATALGSIPSAQAALIQSASPLFIGVLAALLLPRERPGLAAVAGLLTGFAGIALIIGPAALAPGADLAGGLLMLATAASYAIGTVYTRIMMPGVAAQLALGQQTVSALGAGTLMWTVEGGAAGLAQPWSIWLVLLATGVLASAVPVTMFTGLIQRARATDAAMVGYLQPVFAALLAALALAEWPEPRILLGGSVVLLGVWLTTRPGSPTG
- the mltG gene encoding endolytic transglycosylase MltG, encoding MRRLFRFLLILVLVAALGAGGAAWWGWRSYQAPGPLASPTAVVVPRGGTAAIAEALQDRAVIADPRAFSLAAWLTRQDGPLRAGEFLFPANSSLREVLAVLRTARPVQRRLTIPEGLTAREIAALVGRAEGLTGDTPPLDEAEILPDTYAYQWGDARAPLLRRAGQAMERFLAEAWEKREAGLPLASPREALILASIVERETGRADERARVAGVFINRLRRGMPLQSDPTVAYAAADGGPLDRPLTRADLDRDHPFNTYRVRGLPPAPIAAPGREAVLAVLNPDRTEELYFVADGSGGHAFARTLEEHNRNVARWRARNAANP